Proteins encoded in a region of the Zea mays cultivar B73 chromosome 4, Zm-B73-REFERENCE-NAM-5.0, whole genome shotgun sequence genome:
- the LOC100277477 gene encoding uncharacterized protein isoform X1, protein MSRRTVSSTREEKGSSEETYANKVIQAAKEPGLRPYHNPYPRAQTLAKREQSTRSNKNQYDMCGRQCNSIGNIIAFKVLFYQFCDADFDLTGHLVWPRAVLMNN, encoded by the exons ATGAGTAGGAGAACTGTCTCCAGTACGCGAGAG GAAAAAGGAAGCAGCGAAGAAACCTATGCAAACAAGGTTATCCAAGCTGCTAAAGAACCAGGGCTACGTCCTTACCATAATCCATATCCGAGAG CACAGACTCTCGCGAAGCGCGAACAATCTACTCGTTCAAATAAAAACCAATATGATATGTG TGGGAGGCAATGCAACTCAATAGGTAACATAATTGCATTTAAAGTTCTGTTCTACCAGTTCTGTGATG CTGATTTTGATCTTACTGGACATTTAGTGTGGCCAAGGGCAGTCCTGATGAACAACTAA
- the LOC100277477 gene encoding uncharacterized protein isoform X2, translated as MSRRTVSSTREEKGSSEETYANKVIQAAKEPGLRPYHNPYPRAQTLAKREQSTRSNKNQYDMCGRQCNSIADFDLTGHLVWPRAVLMNN; from the exons ATGAGTAGGAGAACTGTCTCCAGTACGCGAGAG GAAAAAGGAAGCAGCGAAGAAACCTATGCAAACAAGGTTATCCAAGCTGCTAAAGAACCAGGGCTACGTCCTTACCATAATCCATATCCGAGAG CACAGACTCTCGCGAAGCGCGAACAATCTACTCGTTCAAATAAAAACCAATATGATATGTG TGGGAGGCAATGCAACTCAATAG CTGATTTTGATCTTACTGGACATTTAGTGTGGCCAAGGGCAGTCCTGATGAACAACTAA